One Candidatus Cardinium hertigii DNA window includes the following coding sequences:
- the lpxD gene encoding UDP-3-O-(3-hydroxymyristoyl)glucosamine N-acyltransferase yields MMQWTIAELAARFHASLSGDDRTIVTHLCTLEEGSKGGLSFFSTPSYAAALYQTKASAVLVPKEWQCSLPITPTLLAVVDPYAAFCALVEEVAQKKIAVKEGIEFPSYIGEGTTVGENSYRGAFSYIGNHVVIGERVQIYPHVYIGDHVTIGADTILYSGAKVAAYTVIGRKCVLHAAAVVGNPGFGFQTLASGGYKRIPSIGRVVLADEVEIGAHTVIDAAMVGQTAIGQGSKIDNLVQVAHNVKIGKYGGIAAQVGIAGSTKIGDYCRLGGQTGIAGHLTLGNHVTALGRAGITRSFPKGAITLSGTPAFEHKRFLSCYARFKNLAKPLQT; encoded by the coding sequence ATGATGCAATGGACAATAGCTGAATTGGCAGCGCGCTTTCATGCTAGTTTATCTGGCGATGATCGTACGATCGTAACCCATCTTTGTACCCTAGAGGAGGGAAGCAAAGGGGGACTGAGTTTTTTTTCTACACCTAGCTATGCAGCTGCCCTCTACCAAACCAAAGCTTCTGCTGTTTTGGTTCCCAAGGAGTGGCAATGCAGCTTGCCTATTACCCCTACTTTGCTTGCTGTGGTAGATCCTTATGCGGCTTTTTGCGCATTGGTAGAGGAAGTAGCACAGAAAAAAATAGCCGTTAAGGAGGGAATAGAATTTCCTTCTTACATAGGAGAAGGGACTACAGTAGGCGAAAATAGTTACCGTGGGGCTTTTTCTTATATTGGGAATCACGTTGTAATAGGGGAACGAGTGCAAATTTATCCCCATGTGTATATTGGGGATCATGTGACCATTGGTGCGGATACGATCCTATATAGTGGCGCAAAGGTAGCAGCTTATACGGTTATTGGTAGGAAATGCGTGCTGCATGCGGCTGCTGTGGTTGGTAATCCAGGTTTTGGATTCCAGACGCTTGCATCAGGTGGTTATAAGCGGATTCCTTCTATTGGTCGGGTTGTATTGGCCGATGAGGTGGAAATTGGTGCCCATACTGTTATAGATGCTGCTATGGTAGGGCAAACCGCTATTGGGCAAGGTAGCAAAATCGATAACCTGGTTCAGGTGGCCCATAATGTAAAAATAGGCAAGTATGGTGGTATTGCTGCACAAGTAGGGATAGCAGGTTCTACTAAAATAGGAGATTATTGTAGGTTAGGGGGGCAAACAGGGATTGCAGGGCATCTTACGTTAGGGAATCATGTAACGGCTTTAGGTCGTGCAGGTATTACGCGCTCCTTTCCAAAAGGTGCTATTACACTTTCTGGAACACCTGCCTTTGAACATAAAAGATTCTTATCCTGCTATGCGCGCTTTAAAAACTTAGCTAAGCCATTGCAAACATGA
- a CDS encoding sodium:solute symporter family protein, with amino-acid sequence MIQPDLVIIGMFLLLTLAIGFYYGRGILTFQDYAVGNRKITSTAITLSLLATIYGGRAIYDTLNFYYDIGVSAYIRDLFLPVIYFIFSRFVIVRMHEFIGHLSIAESMGSLYGSAVRVITGILGIMVAIVALIVQIRISLEITSLLFPEIKEISTYVIILSTLLWIGYTTVGGARSVAITDVYQFLLFGLCFPLLIFVFLYYAKGPLIKGQKIISIIHFQISKTHAQEMAKVLWYSCIISTGLFFNPACFHRFYMSASLTQARKVLNRSAIIRIFIPILFLMVLIALAAAGHTIQHNQNIIKYIIDCKYFPGLRAVLVTAIYALIMSTADSYLHIASVLSANDIWPVIAGLRKGSMQPSLKIARMASVLIGIVSLWAALYTATSNLTTLINKVHNLYGPIVGIPFFMTCLGFRPRTAAVLCSMGILTMVITIVHHIYYKGQDIPAHHMCIAMITSFLILLSIHYILPKLPHTGWVGMQDRSAWDLQNQITKRWWLARVQQFKMLFTRSYRATIFPIQERTFVAVGSYTILHAIIALCFIQRQYFLPYVYLYMAVMALGTILALYPALHAYQKGGTPFLHALWPMVLFVLLFIAPLQFAKLGHYSPMVCALLIASISLSIVLVSVEGSSILLLCALLIHRLLPPYVNFVDLFWGSLKHASVIELMLTTALVSITLVGFLLYKYLREKATAKLNIIELTRTYEQRISLEAIYSQAHWARLDATAGGNLLREMGDNLQKTLSPIARNDPHKIESEVALFNKKLQKFSDCLLWRAQEERSLKLNKKAIQPIPLELTILKVNQQILDLGEPLALLLRKQTDVAEIAVDPALLECLLLLNLWAISKSQHATDHIVTLTLAATTLQYGLATETAADLPSLTLPALAFYFSTDTSLPNLKPSYSIVGMNANTTLPASEVQFYQLESKQIVEAHGGYVEIIEIPTKVSCLYVFPLDGRKVMRFKTYDPADLVANTLAETAEGLAQEQELIGLLTAQTTLSAERIQQTIAFIKKAHGLVQRKSGSPYYTHPMAVAKLLLEATQDPDTILAGLLHDIVEDTPVTLSQLELMYGSEVAAVVDQVTHYNTNGYPWKLDKVANKNILHQCRDIRVVQVKLADRLHNMRTLSVRKPADQQRIAKESVAFYIPWGKSHKAPQQWLAEMQQICEGIIAKQL; translated from the coding sequence ATGATTCAACCAGACCTTGTAATTATAGGAATGTTTTTGCTCTTAACGCTTGCCATTGGGTTCTATTATGGCAGGGGAATACTGACTTTCCAAGACTATGCCGTAGGGAATAGAAAAATAACTAGTACGGCTATTACCCTTTCGCTATTAGCTACTATTTATGGAGGGAGAGCCATATATGATACATTAAACTTCTACTACGACATAGGCGTATCCGCTTATATAAGAGATCTATTCCTCCCTGTTATTTATTTTATTTTCTCCCGGTTTGTAATAGTAAGAATGCATGAATTTATAGGTCATCTCTCCATAGCTGAGTCCATGGGTAGCCTCTACGGTTCAGCCGTACGCGTGATTACAGGTATACTGGGTATTATGGTGGCTATTGTTGCTCTAATTGTCCAAATACGGATAAGCTTAGAAATTACCTCTTTACTATTTCCTGAAATAAAAGAAATTTCAACTTATGTAATTATACTATCAACCTTGTTATGGATAGGTTATACTACGGTTGGGGGCGCTAGAAGTGTAGCCATCACAGATGTTTACCAGTTTTTACTCTTTGGCTTATGTTTTCCGCTTCTAATCTTTGTATTTCTCTACTATGCCAAGGGTCCTTTGATAAAAGGACAAAAAATTATAAGTATAATACACTTTCAAATAAGCAAAACGCATGCACAAGAAATGGCAAAAGTACTATGGTATAGTTGTATTATATCTACTGGACTCTTTTTTAACCCTGCCTGTTTCCACCGCTTCTATATGAGCGCTTCTTTAACACAAGCACGCAAGGTGCTTAACAGAAGTGCAATCATTCGTATTTTCATTCCCATCCTATTCCTAATGGTCCTAATAGCTTTAGCAGCAGCTGGCCATACGATACAACACAATCAAAATATAATAAAATATATTATTGATTGTAAGTATTTTCCTGGTTTACGTGCTGTATTAGTAACAGCTATTTATGCTTTAATTATGTCTACTGCTGATTCTTATTTACATATTGCTTCTGTTTTATCTGCTAATGATATATGGCCTGTAATAGCTGGCTTGCGTAAGGGCTCTATGCAACCTTCTCTTAAGATTGCACGTATGGCTTCTGTGTTGATAGGGATCGTTAGTCTTTGGGCTGCATTATATACAGCTACTAGTAATCTTACTACATTAATAAATAAAGTACACAACCTATATGGCCCCATAGTTGGTATTCCGTTCTTCATGACTTGTCTTGGCTTTAGGCCTCGTACAGCCGCAGTATTATGTAGTATGGGCATACTAACTATGGTTATAACAATAGTACACCATATCTACTATAAAGGTCAAGATATACCGGCACACCATATGTGTATTGCCATGATCACCAGCTTCCTTATTTTATTATCTATCCACTATATACTTCCTAAGTTACCTCACACCGGTTGGGTAGGTATGCAAGACCGTAGCGCCTGGGATTTACAGAACCAAATCACCAAACGTTGGTGGTTGGCTCGCGTGCAACAGTTTAAAATGCTTTTTACAAGGTCTTATCGCGCAACTATCTTTCCTATCCAAGAACGTACCTTTGTAGCGGTAGGCAGCTATACCATTCTTCATGCCATTATCGCATTGTGCTTTATTCAAAGGCAGTATTTTCTTCCCTATGTATACCTCTATATGGCTGTGATGGCCTTGGGAACGATCCTAGCGCTCTACCCAGCCCTGCATGCCTATCAAAAAGGCGGAACACCGTTTCTGCATGCTCTATGGCCTATGGTATTGTTCGTACTGCTTTTTATAGCGCCCCTTCAATTTGCCAAATTAGGACACTATAGCCCGATGGTTTGTGCGCTTCTTATAGCTAGCATAAGCCTATCTATTGTATTAGTATCCGTGGAAGGAAGTAGCATACTATTACTTTGTGCTTTGCTAATCCATAGATTATTGCCTCCTTATGTAAATTTTGTTGATTTATTTTGGGGAAGTCTTAAGCATGCTTCTGTAATAGAACTTATGTTAACAACAGCTCTTGTATCAATCACACTAGTAGGATTTCTCCTGTATAAATACCTACGAGAGAAAGCAACCGCTAAACTTAACATTATCGAACTTACTAGAACCTATGAACAAAGGATTTCCTTAGAAGCCATCTATAGCCAAGCGCATTGGGCTAGATTGGATGCTACTGCTGGGGGTAACCTCTTACGAGAAATGGGCGATAATCTGCAAAAAACTTTGTCTCCTATTGCTAGAAATGATCCGCATAAAATAGAAAGTGAAGTAGCGCTTTTTAACAAGAAACTACAAAAATTCAGCGATTGTCTACTATGGAGAGCCCAAGAAGAACGTAGCCTAAAACTTAATAAAAAAGCTATTCAACCCATCCCGCTTGAATTAACTATTTTAAAAGTAAATCAGCAAATATTGGATTTAGGGGAACCGTTAGCGCTCTTATTGCGGAAACAAACAGACGTAGCTGAAATAGCAGTAGATCCCGCCTTATTGGAATGTTTGCTGCTGCTCAACTTATGGGCAATCAGCAAGAGCCAACATGCTACCGATCATATCGTAACCTTAACCCTTGCCGCTACTACCTTACAATACGGCCTAGCAACAGAAACTGCGGCTGATCTCCCTTCCTTAACCTTACCTGCACTGGCTTTCTATTTTAGTACGGATACAAGTCTACCAAATCTGAAACCTAGCTATAGTATCGTAGGAATGAACGCAAATACTACCCTACCTGCTAGTGAAGTGCAATTTTATCAGCTAGAAAGCAAACAAATTGTAGAAGCCCATGGAGGATACGTAGAAATAATAGAAATCCCAACAAAGGTAAGCTGCCTTTACGTATTCCCGCTGGATGGCCGTAAGGTTATGCGCTTTAAAACGTATGATCCTGCTGATCTGGTAGCTAATACCCTAGCTGAAACAGCAGAAGGCTTGGCGCAAGAGCAGGAATTGATAGGGTTACTCACTGCACAGACTACGCTTAGCGCAGAACGTATACAGCAAACCATTGCCTTTATTAAAAAGGCCCATGGTTTAGTACAACGTAAATCAGGGTCCCCCTACTATACCCATCCTATGGCAGTGGCTAAACTGCTGCTAGAGGCTACCCAGGATCCCGACACCATCCTAGCGGGTTTGTTGCATGATATCGTAGAGGATACGCCTGTTACGCTATCTCAGCTGGAGCTGATGTATGGCAGTGAAGTAGCTGCTGTGGTCGATCAGGTTACCCACTACAATACCAATGGGTATCCTTGGAAATTAGATAAAGTAGCAAATAAAAATATACTTCATCAATGTAGGGATATACGTGTGGTACAAGTAAAGCTAGCAGATCGATTGCATAACATGCGTACGTTATCTGTCCGTAAGCCAGCCGACCAACAACGTATAGCTAAAGAATCCGTAGCTTTCTATATACCATGGGGGAAAAGCCATAAGGCTCCTCAGCAATGGTTAGCAGAAATGCAGCAAATATGTGAAGGGATTATTGCTAAGCAGCTTTAA